The following DNA comes from Hyphococcus flavus.
TAGTTCCAGCCATAACTTTCATACTCTTCATCGCTTAGCTCCGCAAACGGCGTTGAACGGCTGGAGTTGAAAACAATATGTTTACCATCTGTACTGAACTTATGGTGGTCGTCCTGGCCGCGCGCGTCATTGCTCAGGTTCCGAATGTTTTCGCCATCAATGTCGATGGAAAAAATATCGAGCTGAGCGGTCCGTCCCTCACCCAAACGCCGGGCGAATAAAATGCGCTTGCCGTCACGCGAGAAAACCGGTGTTTCGTCATCTTCCGGCGCATGGGTCAGTTGCCGTAAGTCCGTACCATCGCGGCGCGCAACGAAAATATGGTCAACACCATCGGCGCGGCGCGACTCGAACGCAATCCATTTCCCATCCGGCGAGAAAACCGGATACTGGTCTTCAACCCGTACAATAATTTCTTCGGGCGACGGGTACGGTTCGCCATGAGCGATTCCGATCACCACGGCGATGATCAGTGCAACCGGCAGAAAGCGCATATTATTTTCCTTTCAAACGCATATCCTATGGCGGGACTGCGGGCGCAATCGAGAGTGGGGACGGCAAGCCGAGCTTCCGTTGAGACGAAAGGAGCCGACACGCCGCAGCCTTGTGGCGCATTACTGTCCGGCGCATATCCGGCCGCTTTATCATTTCTATAAACCCGGCCAACGGCGGATCTATAACGACAACGGCAGAAAATATTCATCCGCATTCTATCGATAGGCGCTAGCGCCTTGTCTCGTTCTCTAACTGATTTGGAAATATAGGCGCGCCTCACCCCTGGTGGATAACCGCGCGCCCGTTTAACGAGCGTCCCGTCCCATTTAAGGCGAAACGCTCCCGCAGCCCTTGTGCAGCAAA
Coding sequences within:
- a CDS encoding TolB family protein; translation: MRFLPVALIIAVVIGIAHGEPYPSPEEIIVRVEDQYPVFSPDGKWIAFESRRADGVDHIFVARRDGTDLRQLTHAPEDDETPVFSRDGKRILFARRLGEGRTAQLDIFSIDIDGENIRNLSNDARGQDDHHKFSTDGKHIVFNSSRSTPFAELSDEEYESYGWNYDIWVMDADGANQRPIIELPGWDTYPSFSPDGAQLLWRRVLEEGERNSEIFIADADGADMRNISGHPAFDGYPDFSPDGAWIVFASNRDGGVFRLYAMRPDGSYVTRLTDPAEGAADVRPAWSPDGRTIIFNRDSGGKSQIMTIDASVMLYPD